One Scylla paramamosain isolate STU-SP2022 chromosome 6, ASM3559412v1, whole genome shotgun sequence DNA segment encodes these proteins:
- the LOC135101416 gene encoding ankyrin-1-like isoform X1 codes for MAPRTATSVAPQAVVVHDLGAQKSSGIVTPIHHKKHSHHANMTAKQARQAIVSAARDGYLRSVQQLLQKTGPSVLRGSTLLHVAAEHNQVSVALFMMQFISPNAVNADGNTPAHLAARRGHTQVLSMLLRDPFLDITKRDRSGYTFKQWLCVPLFDAVLKWDNVKIKDLLSVGADPDLDAGGVVGGALVRELQVTTARQLARALGRDQQIAPMFGKISAAKAALTDTILRQPPTSGDSGKADPSATLEGRSATLCQLPMGSLRLQVAPSEAVAGGHDVYQTNDSSPGYVCVLNYGAFQDRPDLHLGGSEADAHNVASVFSKMGYTGHTHFSLTADQTRQELTRLRDMQEVRQAACLVFVISSHGTSRQQFLTSDMQLLHTQWVLDLFKDSQCPHLKDKPKVFLWDLCHGQYRENHIQSDAAPQHGRLDEPLRDVVCVHSSSGGFTNYTFTRDGTPFTKALCRTLAHHAHHKDFDELYRTFLAEYCKLAPGVVPTLTNIGFSKRFFFNPRPEANA; via the exons ATGGCACCACGCACTGCTACCTCCGTCGCGCCTCAG GCGGTCGTTGTGCATGACCTCGGGGCCCAGAAGAGCAGCGGGATCGTTACGCCCATCCACCACAAGAAACACTCGCATCACGCCAACATGACAGCGAAACAG GCTCGACAAGCAATTGTGAGTGCAGCGAGAGACGGCTACCTGAGAAGCGTGCAGCAGCTGTTGCAAAAGACGGGACCAAGTGTACTTCGCGGCAGCACACTGCTGCACGTGGCAGCAGAACACAACCAGGTGTCCGTGGCGCTTTTCATGATGCAGTTCATCAGCCCCAACGCTGTCAACGCGGACGGCAACACGCCGGCTCATCTGGCGGCCAGGAGGGGCCACACCCAGGTGCTGAGTATGCTGCTGCGTGACCCCTTCCTGGATATCACCAAACGTGACCGCTCTGGCTACACTTTCAAACAATGG CTTTGTGTGCCGCTGTTTGACGCGGTTCTAAAGTGGGACAATGTCAAGATCAAAGATCTGCTGAGTGTGGGCGCTGACCCTGACCTGGACGCCGGGGGCGTGGTGGGCGGCGCGCTGGTGCGAGAGTTGCAGGTCACCACTGCTCGCCAGCTGGCCCGTGCCCTGGGACGGGATCAGCAGATTGCCCCCATGTTTGGAAAGATTAGCGCCGCAAAG GCAGCACTAACAGACACCATTCTACGACAGCCGCCAACGTCGGGAGACTCCGGCAAGGCGGATCCTTCTGCCACACTGGAAGGCCGCAGCGCCACTCTCTGCCAGCTGCCG ATGGGCTCCCTGAGGCTGCAGGTGGCCCCCTCTGAGGCGGTGGCTGGGGGACATGACGTGTACCAGACCAACGACTCTTCTCCCGGCTACGTGTGTGTCCTGAACTACGGCGCCTTCCAGGATCGCCCTGACCTGCACCTTGGCGGTTCCGAAGCTGACGCCCACAACGTGGCCAGCGTGTTCAGCAAGATGGGCTACACCGGCCACACTCACTTCTCCCTCACTGCTGACCAGACCAGGCAGGAGCTCACGAGGCTGCGGGACATGCAGGAGGTGCGTCAGGCTGCGTGCCTCGTCTTCGTCATCTCCAGCCACGGCACGTCTAGGCAACAATTCCTCACCAGCGACATGCAACTCCTGCACACTCAGTGGGTGCTCGACCTCTTCAAGGACTCGCAGTGCCCTCACCTGAAGGACAAGCCCAAGGTGTTCCTGTGGGATCTGTGCCACGGCCAATACAGAGAGAACCACATCCAAAGCGACGCAGCTCCTCAACACGGCAGACTAGATGAGCCGCTGCGGGACGTGGTGTGCGTGCACTCCAGCAGCGGAGGCTTCACCAACTACACCTTCACCAGGGACGGCACGCCCTTCACCAAGGCGTTGTGCCGCACCCTGGCACACCATGCTCACCACAAGGACTTCGACGAGTTGTACAGGACATTCCTCGCTGAGTACTGCAAGCTCGCGCCTGGTGTGGTGCCTACCCTTACCAACATTGGCTTCAGCAAAAGATTCTTCTTTAACCCAAGACCTGAGGCCAACGCGTGA
- the LOC135101416 gene encoding uncharacterized protein LOC135101416 isoform X2, producing MAPRTATSVAPQAVVVHDLGAQKSSGIVTPIHHKKHSHHANMTAKQARQAIVSAARDGYLRSVQQLLQKTGPSVLRGSTLLHVAAEHNQVSVALFMMQFISPNAVNADGNTPAHLAARRGHTQVLSMLLRDPFLDITKRDRSGYTFKQWLCVPLFDAVLKWDNVKIKDLLSVGADPDLDAGGVVGGALVRELQVTTARQLARALGRDQQIAPMFGKISAAKPPTSGDSGKADPSATLEGRSATLCQLPMGSLRLQVAPSEAVAGGHDVYQTNDSSPGYVCVLNYGAFQDRPDLHLGGSEADAHNVASVFSKMGYTGHTHFSLTADQTRQELTRLRDMQEVRQAACLVFVISSHGTSRQQFLTSDMQLLHTQWVLDLFKDSQCPHLKDKPKVFLWDLCHGQYRENHIQSDAAPQHGRLDEPLRDVVCVHSSSGGFTNYTFTRDGTPFTKALCRTLAHHAHHKDFDELYRTFLAEYCKLAPGVVPTLTNIGFSKRFFFNPRPEANA from the exons ATGGCACCACGCACTGCTACCTCCGTCGCGCCTCAG GCGGTCGTTGTGCATGACCTCGGGGCCCAGAAGAGCAGCGGGATCGTTACGCCCATCCACCACAAGAAACACTCGCATCACGCCAACATGACAGCGAAACAG GCTCGACAAGCAATTGTGAGTGCAGCGAGAGACGGCTACCTGAGAAGCGTGCAGCAGCTGTTGCAAAAGACGGGACCAAGTGTACTTCGCGGCAGCACACTGCTGCACGTGGCAGCAGAACACAACCAGGTGTCCGTGGCGCTTTTCATGATGCAGTTCATCAGCCCCAACGCTGTCAACGCGGACGGCAACACGCCGGCTCATCTGGCGGCCAGGAGGGGCCACACCCAGGTGCTGAGTATGCTGCTGCGTGACCCCTTCCTGGATATCACCAAACGTGACCGCTCTGGCTACACTTTCAAACAATGG CTTTGTGTGCCGCTGTTTGACGCGGTTCTAAAGTGGGACAATGTCAAGATCAAAGATCTGCTGAGTGTGGGCGCTGACCCTGACCTGGACGCCGGGGGCGTGGTGGGCGGCGCGCTGGTGCGAGAGTTGCAGGTCACCACTGCTCGCCAGCTGGCCCGTGCCCTGGGACGGGATCAGCAGATTGCCCCCATGTTTGGAAAGATTAGCGCCGCAAAG CCGCCAACGTCGGGAGACTCCGGCAAGGCGGATCCTTCTGCCACACTGGAAGGCCGCAGCGCCACTCTCTGCCAGCTGCCG ATGGGCTCCCTGAGGCTGCAGGTGGCCCCCTCTGAGGCGGTGGCTGGGGGACATGACGTGTACCAGACCAACGACTCTTCTCCCGGCTACGTGTGTGTCCTGAACTACGGCGCCTTCCAGGATCGCCCTGACCTGCACCTTGGCGGTTCCGAAGCTGACGCCCACAACGTGGCCAGCGTGTTCAGCAAGATGGGCTACACCGGCCACACTCACTTCTCCCTCACTGCTGACCAGACCAGGCAGGAGCTCACGAGGCTGCGGGACATGCAGGAGGTGCGTCAGGCTGCGTGCCTCGTCTTCGTCATCTCCAGCCACGGCACGTCTAGGCAACAATTCCTCACCAGCGACATGCAACTCCTGCACACTCAGTGGGTGCTCGACCTCTTCAAGGACTCGCAGTGCCCTCACCTGAAGGACAAGCCCAAGGTGTTCCTGTGGGATCTGTGCCACGGCCAATACAGAGAGAACCACATCCAAAGCGACGCAGCTCCTCAACACGGCAGACTAGATGAGCCGCTGCGGGACGTGGTGTGCGTGCACTCCAGCAGCGGAGGCTTCACCAACTACACCTTCACCAGGGACGGCACGCCCTTCACCAAGGCGTTGTGCCGCACCCTGGCACACCATGCTCACCACAAGGACTTCGACGAGTTGTACAGGACATTCCTCGCTGAGTACTGCAAGCTCGCGCCTGGTGTGGTGCCTACCCTTACCAACATTGGCTTCAGCAAAAGATTCTTCTTTAACCCAAGACCTGAGGCCAACGCGTGA
- the LOC135101424 gene encoding caspase-like isoform X2, which produces MAPRTATSVAPQAVVVHDLGAQKSSGIVTPIHHKKHSHHANMTAKQARQAIVSAARDGYLRSVQQLLQKTGPSVLRGSTLLHVAAEHNQVSVALFMMQFISPNAVNADGNTPAHLAARRGHTQVLSMLLRDPFLDITKRDRSGYTFKQWLCVPLFDAVLKWDNVKIKDLLSVGADPDLDAGGVVGGALVRELQVTTARQLARALGRDQQIAPMFGKISAAKPPTSGDSGKVDPSATLEGRSATLRQLPMGSLRLQVAPSEAVAGGHDVYQTNDSSPGYVCVLNYGAFQDRPDLHLGGSEADAHNVASVFSKMGYTGHTHFSLTADQTRQELTRLQDMQEVRQAACLVFVISSHGTSRQQFLTSDMQLLHTQWVLDLFKDSQCPHLKDKPKVFLWDLCHGQYRENHIQSDAAPQHGRLDEPLRDVVCVHSSSGGFTNYTFTRDGTPFTKALCRTLAHHAHHKDFDELYRTFLAEYCKLAPGVVPTLTNIGFSKRFFFNPRPEANA; this is translated from the exons ATGGCACCACGCACTGCTACCTCCGTCGCGCCTCAG GCGGTCGTTGTGCATGACCTCGGGGCCCAGAAGAGCAGCGGGATCGTTACGCCCATCCACCACAAGAAACACTCGCATCACGCCAACATGACAGCGAAACAG GCTCGACAAGCAATTGTGAGTGCAGCGAGAGACGGCTACCTGAGAAGCGTGCAGCAGCTGTTGCAAAAGACGGGACCAAGTGTACTTCGCGGCAGCACACTGCTGCACGTGGCAGCAGAACACAACCAGGTGTCCGTGGCGCTTTTCATGATGCAGTTCATCAGCCCCAACGCTGTCAACGCGGACGGCAACACGCCGGCTCATCTGGCGGCCAGGAGGGGCCACACCCAGGTGCTGAGTATGCTGCTGCGTGACCCCTTCCTGGATATCACCAAACGTGACCGCTCTGGCTACACTTTCAAACAATGG CTTTGTGTGCCGCTGTTTGACGCGGTTCTAAAGTGGGACAATGTCAAGATCAAAGATCTGCTGAGTGTGGGCGCTGACCCTGACCTGGACGCCGGGGGCGTGGTGGGCGGCGCGCTGGTGCGAGAGTTGCAGGTCACCACTGCTCGCCAGCTGGCCCGTGCCCTAGGACGGGATCAGCAGATTGCCCCCATGTTTGGAAAGATTAGCGCCGCAAAG CCGCCAACGTCGGGAGACTCCGGCAAGGTGGATCCTTCTGCCACACTGGAAGGCCGCAGCGCCACTCTCCGCCAACTGCCG ATGGGCTCCCTGAGGCTGCAGGTGGCCCCCTCTGAGGCGGTGGCTGGGGGACATGACGTGTACCAGACCAACGACTCTTCTCCCGGCTACGTGTGTGTCCTGAACTACGGCGCCTTCCAGGATCGCCCTGACCTGCACCTTGGCGGTTCCGAAGCTGACGCCCACAACGTGGCCAGCGTGTTCAGCAAGATGGGCTACACCGGCCACACTCACTTCTCCCTCACTGCTGACCAGACCAGGCAGGAGCTGACGAGGTTGCAGGACATGCAGGAGGTGCGTCAGGCTGCGTGCCTCGTCTTCGTCATCTCCAGCCACGGCACGTCTAGGCAACAATTCCTCACCAGCGACATGCAACTCCTGCACACTCAATGGGTGCTCGACCTCTTCAAGGACTCGCAGTGCCCTCACCTGAAGGACAAGCCCAAGGTGTTCCTGTGGGATCTGTGCCACGGCCAATACAGAGAGAACCACATCCAAAGCGACGCAGCTCCTCAACACGGCAGACTAGATGAGCCGCTGCGGGACGTGGTGTGCGTGCACTCCAGCAGCGGAGGCTTCACCAACTACACCTTCACCAGGGACGGCACGCCCTTCACCAAGGCGTTGTGCCGCACCCTGGCACACCATGCTCACCACAAGGACTTCGACGAGCTGTACAGGACATTCCTCGCTGAGTACTGCAAGCTCGCGCCTGGTGTGGTGCCTACCCTTACCAACATTGGCTTCAGCAAAAGATTCTTCTTTAACCCAAGACCTGAGGCCAACGCGTGA
- the LOC135101424 gene encoding ankyrin-1-like isoform X1, translating into MAPRTATSVAPQAVVVHDLGAQKSSGIVTPIHHKKHSHHANMTAKQARQAIVSAARDGYLRSVQQLLQKTGPSVLRGSTLLHVAAEHNQVSVALFMMQFISPNAVNADGNTPAHLAARRGHTQVLSMLLRDPFLDITKRDRSGYTFKQWLCVPLFDAVLKWDNVKIKDLLSVGADPDLDAGGVVGGALVRELQVTTARQLARALGRDQQIAPMFGKISAAKAALTDTILRQPPTSGDSGKVDPSATLEGRSATLRQLPMGSLRLQVAPSEAVAGGHDVYQTNDSSPGYVCVLNYGAFQDRPDLHLGGSEADAHNVASVFSKMGYTGHTHFSLTADQTRQELTRLQDMQEVRQAACLVFVISSHGTSRQQFLTSDMQLLHTQWVLDLFKDSQCPHLKDKPKVFLWDLCHGQYRENHIQSDAAPQHGRLDEPLRDVVCVHSSSGGFTNYTFTRDGTPFTKALCRTLAHHAHHKDFDELYRTFLAEYCKLAPGVVPTLTNIGFSKRFFFNPRPEANA; encoded by the exons ATGGCACCACGCACTGCTACCTCCGTCGCGCCTCAG GCGGTCGTTGTGCATGACCTCGGGGCCCAGAAGAGCAGCGGGATCGTTACGCCCATCCACCACAAGAAACACTCGCATCACGCCAACATGACAGCGAAACAG GCTCGACAAGCAATTGTGAGTGCAGCGAGAGACGGCTACCTGAGAAGCGTGCAGCAGCTGTTGCAAAAGACGGGACCAAGTGTACTTCGCGGCAGCACACTGCTGCACGTGGCAGCAGAACACAACCAGGTGTCCGTGGCGCTTTTCATGATGCAGTTCATCAGCCCCAACGCTGTCAACGCGGACGGCAACACGCCGGCTCATCTGGCGGCCAGGAGGGGCCACACCCAGGTGCTGAGTATGCTGCTGCGTGACCCCTTCCTGGATATCACCAAACGTGACCGCTCTGGCTACACTTTCAAACAATGG CTTTGTGTGCCGCTGTTTGACGCGGTTCTAAAGTGGGACAATGTCAAGATCAAAGATCTGCTGAGTGTGGGCGCTGACCCTGACCTGGACGCCGGGGGCGTGGTGGGCGGCGCGCTGGTGCGAGAGTTGCAGGTCACCACTGCTCGCCAGCTGGCCCGTGCCCTAGGACGGGATCAGCAGATTGCCCCCATGTTTGGAAAGATTAGCGCCGCAAAG GCAGCACTAACAGACACCATTCTACGACAGCCGCCAACGTCGGGAGACTCCGGCAAGGTGGATCCTTCTGCCACACTGGAAGGCCGCAGCGCCACTCTCCGCCAACTGCCG ATGGGCTCCCTGAGGCTGCAGGTGGCCCCCTCTGAGGCGGTGGCTGGGGGACATGACGTGTACCAGACCAACGACTCTTCTCCCGGCTACGTGTGTGTCCTGAACTACGGCGCCTTCCAGGATCGCCCTGACCTGCACCTTGGCGGTTCCGAAGCTGACGCCCACAACGTGGCCAGCGTGTTCAGCAAGATGGGCTACACCGGCCACACTCACTTCTCCCTCACTGCTGACCAGACCAGGCAGGAGCTGACGAGGTTGCAGGACATGCAGGAGGTGCGTCAGGCTGCGTGCCTCGTCTTCGTCATCTCCAGCCACGGCACGTCTAGGCAACAATTCCTCACCAGCGACATGCAACTCCTGCACACTCAATGGGTGCTCGACCTCTTCAAGGACTCGCAGTGCCCTCACCTGAAGGACAAGCCCAAGGTGTTCCTGTGGGATCTGTGCCACGGCCAATACAGAGAGAACCACATCCAAAGCGACGCAGCTCCTCAACACGGCAGACTAGATGAGCCGCTGCGGGACGTGGTGTGCGTGCACTCCAGCAGCGGAGGCTTCACCAACTACACCTTCACCAGGGACGGCACGCCCTTCACCAAGGCGTTGTGCCGCACCCTGGCACACCATGCTCACCACAAGGACTTCGACGAGCTGTACAGGACATTCCTCGCTGAGTACTGCAAGCTCGCGCCTGGTGTGGTGCCTACCCTTACCAACATTGGCTTCAGCAAAAGATTCTTCTTTAACCCAAGACCTGAGGCCAACGCGTGA